In one window of Stigmatopora argus isolate UIUO_Sarg chromosome 19, RoL_Sarg_1.0, whole genome shotgun sequence DNA:
- the slc22a16 gene encoding solute carrier family 22 member 16, producing MTVERIFDELGHFKRFQACVYFAAVFQAVACGIHYLASVFLVETPNFVCGVPANVTDVLLGNRSGVLPEDFLPDLGADAGPLVVRTAGGQQWELSRCQRALRIVPENFLYHSAANKTLEKCQGPFLYDRSQVYQSVVTDWDLVCDRAWLAKLCQPTFMLGVLVGALVFGDIADRVGRVRILMFTSVCQFGLGVCVAFSANYYYFMAFRFVLAMASSGYLVVVFVYVTEFTGPKVRTWTSMHVHAAFAVGVMVVALTGYLVRVWWIYQMVLSLCTSPFLLFCWKLPETPFYLVAKGKHQEAQKLLDRMALVNGLEPRLKVEQLLESEERDGRALLEKEEKEEREEPRKLSILDLFGSWRMAGRTCTVWAIWFIGSLGYYVFSLGSVNLGGNQYVNLFLVGAVELPSYLVGCFGMDRIGRKKTCAPALLLAGFACILTMVLPSDIEALAIALGMIGKFAIAIAFGLIYLYTCELYPTVIRSLAVGTGSMMCRVGSVVAPFCVYLADVWVYLPQLIVGVLAFVIGVLTLMLPETLGKPLTSTLEEAEALGRSDEKKEERQDKQPGMEMKVRV from the exons ACTTCGTGTGCGGCGTCCCCGCCAACGTCACCGACGTCCTCCTGGGCAACCGCAGCGGCGTCCTCCCGGAGGACTTCCTACCCGACTTGGGCGCCGACGCGGGGCCCTTAGTGGTGCGCACGGCCGGCGGGCagcagtgggaattgagccgcTGCCAGCGGGCGTTGCGGATCGTCCCCGAAAACTTCCTCTACCACTCCGCCGCCAATAAAACGCTGGAAAAATGCCAGGGTCCCTTCCTTTACGATCGCAGCCAAGTGTACCAGAGCGTAGTGACCGACTGGGATTTGGTGTGCGACCGGGCCTGGTTGGCTAAATTGTGTCAGCCCACCTTTATGCTGGGGGTGCTGGTGGGCGCGCTGGTCTTTGGGGACATCGCCGATAG AGTGGGCAGAGTGAGGATCCTCATGTTTACCAGCGTGTGTCAATTTGGATTGGGCGTGTGCGTGGCGTTCTCcgccaactactactactttatgGCCTTCCGCTTCGTCCTGGCTATG GCATCCAGCGGCTACCTGGTGGTGGTCTTCGTCTACGTGACCGAATTCACCGGCCCCAAAGTGCGAACATGGACCTCCATGCACGTCCACGCCGCCTTCGCCGTGGGCGTGATGGTGGTGGCCCTGACGGGCTACCTGGTGCGTGTTTGGTGGATCTACCAGATGGTGCTGTCGCTCTGCACCTCCCCCTTCCTGCTCTTCTGCTGGAAGCTTCCCGAGACGCCCTTCTACCTGGTGGCCAAGGGCAAGCACCAGGAGGCGCAGAAGCTGCTGGACCGCATGGCCCTGGTCAACGGACTGGAGCCCCGGCTGAAGGTGGAGCAGCTGCTGGAGTCGGAGGAGCGCGACGGCCGAGCGCTgctggagaaggaggagaaggaggagcggGAGGAGCCCAGGAAGCTGTCCATTCTGGATCTCTTTGGGAGTTGGAGGATGGCGGGACGCACGTGCACGGTCTGGGCCATCTGGTTCATCGGCAGTTTGGGCTACTACGTCTTCTCGCTGGGATCCGTCAACCTGGGCGGGAACCAGTACGTCAACCTCTTCCTGGTCG GTGCGGTGGAGCTTCCGTCCTATCTGGTGGGCTGCTTTGGCATGGACCGCATTGGGCGCAAGAAGACGTGCGCCCCCGCCCTGCTGCTGGCCGGCTTCGCTTGCATTCTAACCATGGTGCTCCCTTCC gacatCGAGGCGCTGGCCATCGCCCTCGGCATGATCGGGAAGTTCGCCATCGCCATCGCCTTCGGCCTCATTTACCTGTACACGTGTGAGCTCTACCCCACCGTCATCAG GTCTCTGGCGGTGGGGACCGGCAGCATGATGTGCCGCGTGGGCAGCGTGGTGGCACCATTCTGCGTCTACCTGGCGGACGTCTGGGTCTACCTGCCTCAG ctgatcgtgggggtgctggccTTCGTCATCGGCGTCCTGACCTTGATGCTACCCGAGACGCTGGGCAAGCCTCTGACGTCCACCCTGGAGGAGGCCGAGGCGCTGGGAAGAAGCGACGAGAAGAAGGAGGAGCGGCAGGACAAGCAGCCCGGGATGGAAATGAAGGTCCGTGTGTGA